The following DNA comes from Candidatus Methylacidiphilum fumarolicum.
GGCTCTCCAAAGCCAAATGCCCTTGCATAATGGTAGAGTCTGTTTTCTCCTAATTCCAAGCCCATTTTGGCAAAACCGATGTTACTTGATTTCATGACTACTTCCCGAACGCTAAGCATTCCATAGGGATGACTGTCATGAAGGGTTTTTCCCCCATAAAAAAAAGCACCATTTTCACAGTTGATGGTACTGTTATCTAAACTAAATATTTTTTCTTCGAGGATTCCTGAAAGAGTGACGATTTTAAAAATCGATCCTGGTTCTACAGGATCGGTAAGATTTTTATTTTTTAGAAAAGCAATGTTCCATTTTTCTCTTCTGTTTGGATCAAAAGAAGGTCTTTGAGCCATCGCTAAGATTTCTCCCGTTTTAGGATTCATGACTATGGCCATAATCCCATTGGGCAAAAACTCCTTTTCAACCCTATCGATGCCTTCTTCGACAATGTGCTGAATCACGCTATCAAGCGTCAAACTAACGTTACATCCATCCACAGGTTTTACTTCCAATCCTCTGTATGCAGCAATTTCTTTCCCAAAAACGTCTCTTTCTATCCACTTTTCTCCAGGGGTCCCTTCCAACCATTCATTCATTGCTTTTTCCACCCCCGCCGCTCCCTTACCATTCTCATCCAAATACCCAATCAGCGGGGCCGCTTCCCTTCCACAGGGATAAATGCGGCTATAGTCCTCCTCAAAAGTCAAAAAATGTTCTGCAGGAAGTTTTTTTTTCTTCCATTGCCTCAATTTTTCTTTTTCGAAGGCCTCCAGTGTCTGCACTTTTTCTTCTGAAAGACCCTTAGCTAAAAGATAAGACCGGTCCATCCGCCGGAAGTTCTGCAGGAGGCTATTTTTTTCTAGACCAAGAAACTCTTCGAGTTCTTGTATGGTGATGGCTGGTTCCTGAACATTCATCCCATCCAATCGCACTTTATAAGTCAAAAAACTTTGGGCCAAGGGCACATTTTTACAGTCGACTATGTAGCCCCTTTTGGGGGGAAGCACCTTGCGAACCGTATGAACCGTGGTCGCAAGTTCCAAATACTTTTCGTGTTCAAAAAGCTGAATTTGCAACAAGCGTAGGGATATCACCGTAAACCCAAGGCTTAAAAAAGCAAAAACAATCAATGCCCTGGATCTCGCCCCGTCTTTCGGAAGATTATTTTTCTTGGGCTCTACAGGCTGAAACAAAAGACTATTCATTGCCTGCGAAAAAGTCAATTGGTGCAGACTCTTCCATCATGATTACTTCAAGCTCAGACATTTTGACTAATCCAATTTTCCACTCCTTCAACCTGTTCTCCAATTCTTGAGGCGAGCTGCCTTTAGCAAGCATCGCTTCCAGTCGACTGTTTTTCCTTTTCATATCCGCAAGCTCCTCTTCTTGAATCTTTAGTTCATCGGAGATACGAAGCACCCTATTCTTCAAATAAAGGAATTCGATCCCACCAAACATGGTAATAAAGACAGCCATTATCCAAACGAACATCATGGACAATTTGATCGAATGACGGTCTTTCAGTCGATTTTTCATACATCCTCCCTTTTCATTTTTTTACGAGTTAACTTGATGAATGGTTACCTTTCCTCTTCCGAACAGATTTTCCAGCCGATCCGTAGCCTCGCACTTCTTGCCCTTGGATTGTTTCTGCTCTCTTCTCTAGAAACCAAACGACGCTCTATTCTATAAAAAAAAACCTCCCGCTCTTTCTCCCCTTCCGGCGCATGTCTCCCTTTGGGCAGACAATGATCCTGGAAAAATCTTTTCACAAGCCTATCCTCTCCTGAATGAAAGCTGATCACAGCTAACCTTCCTCCTTCATTTAAAAGTCTTGCGCCTTCTTCAAGCCCTTTTTGAAGATGTTCAAGCTCTTCATTGACAGCCATTCTTAAAGCAAGAAATGGGCGAGTAGCAACATGCCCTTTTGCCTTTGATAGGCGAGCTTTTAAAATAATTTCTAAAAAATCTTTGACCCGAAGAATAGGCCGGATCGATCGAAATCGTTCCACCTCTTCCGCAAGCCTTTGACTTTCTTTTGGCTTGCAGCTTACTGAAAAAAGCCTTATCAACAGCTCTTTGCTTAAGTTGTTTAACAAAAAGGCAGCTGTTTTTTCTTTCGAACTATCCATTCTCATGTCCAAAGGAGCTTCAGGAAATTGAAAACTGAACCCTCTTTGTGGATCTTTCAATTGTCCTATAGAAACCCCAAGATCCAACAACACTCCATCGACCCAATCCCAACCGATTTGAGAGCAAGCTACCGCCATTTCCGAAAAATTCTTTCGGAAAAAGTAAAAATGATACCCTTTTTCTCTTAACAACCCCGCTCGTTGCTGAGCTTGTTCATCCATATCCATCGCCAAGACCTTGCATCTTCTTTCCAGAAGCGCGGTCGTGTGCCCCCCATACCCAAAAGTACCATCGATCCATTTTTCATTTTCTTGCGGCTGGCATAGCTCCAAAAACTCCTTGAGCATGACTGGAACATGGAGCAATAGGCCTTCCTCTCTTTTCTCTTCCATGCCACCTTTTTCTTTTCATAAATTTTAAGTTCTGCAACCCATTCTCATTCTTTTTTCCTCGTTTTTCCCCTCCTTTCATAGTCCCATGCCCTCAATTGCTTCCTCAAAAGAAGTGCTTTTCCCAGCCGTTTCTTCTTGCCATTTCCTTTGATCCCAAATTTCAAAATGATCTAAACGGCCCACCAGTACTGCCTCTTTCCCAATCTGTGAATGCTTTCTTAGTCTTTCCTTGATTGATATCCTTCCTTGCTGATCCCAGCTCACCGCTTGAGAAATCTGAGCCAGGAGCTCTAGTTGTTGTCTGATCGGGTCTTGCAATCTTAAAGTTTCAATCTTTTGATGAATTTCTTCCATCCAGGACTCTGGATAGACTTTCAAGTGGTGAAATTTGGAAGGAAAAACAAAGAGCCGACTATCATAACCTTCCTGCCTCCATTCGGAAGGAACAGTTATTCTTCCTTTTTCGTCAAACGCATGCTCAAAAATGTCTGTATAGGTAGCTCTCTTTTTCCCCATAATTGGATTTTATTCCATTTTTCTCTATTTTCTTCCATTTTTCACCACTATTATTCATACTCAAAGTTTTCTTCCCTGTCATTAAAAACTTTTGGTTTTGGATAAAACTTTTTGCTTGATTTTTTGTTAAATTTCTCTCCTTGCTATTAAGCAAAGCTATCTCATCGATCCTTATCTTGATTTTTTTTAAGAAATAAAAAAACTCTATTGGTTGTTTTCCAAAAAAGTCTTTTCATCGAAAGGACTGATACGTAATCATAAGGACTATGGAAATTCCCTCGCTTTCTTCATTCCATCCGGTTCAATTTTTCGATCTTTCTCAAACACGCCATCAAAAATTGTTCCATACTGCAGAAAAGATTTGGCAAGTCCTCTCCCTAATCGGAACTTATCTAGAAGAAATTCTAAGCCCTGGTCTTCATGGAGAAATTGCCCAGAGCTGTTACATCGGCCCAAAAGTCTATGTGGGCAAGGGAACTATTATCTATCCTGGAGCAATGATCGAAGGTCCTGCCTGGATCGGAGAAAACTGTCAAATACGCACAGGCTGTTTCATAAGAAAAAACGTTATCATCGAAGAGGGTTGCATTCTGGGCAATTCTTGTGAATTCAAAAATTCTTTTCTCTTTAAAAATTGTCAAGTGCCACATTTCAATTATGTCGGAGATTCGATATTAGGAACTAAGGTCCATCTTGGAGCTGGAGTGATTTTATCTAATTTGAAACTCGATGGATCCGAAATCAAAATAAAGTATAATGGGAACATTTATCCCACTGGTTTAAGAAAATTCGGAGCGATTCTGGGGGATGGTATCCAAATTGGATGCAATGCCGTCCTTAATCCAGGTTCCATTCTGGGTAAAAAAACGGTACTCTTTCCTGGAGTTATTTGGCATGGGGTTCTTCTGGAGGAAGGAAAAGTCATCAAGTATAAGCAAAACCTAGAAATTACTTAAAACTAAAAAAGTCTTTAAATTCTTTTTGAGATAAGAAAAGCCAAAAACCAAAAGAACAGACCCAAAACCAAAAAAATGGGGAAAAGCTCTTCTTTTTTTGTGACAACGATTGGTTCAAAAGGGATCTTTTTTTTGGTATCAATAGCCTGGAAAGCCGAAAGAATTGCATTACTATCGGTTGCTCTAAAATATTCTCCACCAGTCAATTGAGCTATTTTCCGTAAGAGTTCTTCATCCACTTCAGAAATTACTGTTTGACTCCCGATCTTCCGTCTTTCTTCATCTAAGACAGGCATTGTTACCTCCCCACTTAATCCCGCCCCGATAGCAAAAACAGGTATAGAACTTCGGGCCGCCAATTGGGCAGCCTCCAAAGGCAGGAGATTTCCACAATTATTTGCTCCATCAGTCAGAAGGATCAAGAATGACCCAATTTTGTGTCGTGCTTCTGACTCTTTTTTTCCCTCAAGACGGCTTAAAGCCAGGCCTAAGGCATCTCCAATAGCCGTTCCATCTTCGATCGCTCCTGCCTGTAATTGATCAATCTTTCTTTTTATCCACTGATGATCAAAAGTCAAAGGACATACGGTATAAGCTCTTCCAGCAAAGGCTACTAATGCAATACGGTCGTTGACTCTTTTATCTAAAAAGGCTTTGACCACATCTAAAACGACGTCTAACCTGCTGACCATCTTTTGATCAATTTCATAATCTTCGGCAAGCATGCTCCCAGAAATATCAAGAACAAGGACGATATCGTAGCCTTCTTTCCTTATGGGGATTTTGCCTTTTTCTTCCTGTGGGCGAGCAAGCGCAATAATAAACAACACAAAAGCAAGGTAGCAACAGACTACAGGAAGCTTATTGATCGATCCTTGTCTTTCCGTTCCCACCCATTGAGAGGCAAAAGGGAGAAAAAAAGGTTCTTCTTTTTTATACCTCCGAAAGAACCAAACAAGAGGTAAAAGCAAAAGCAAGAAAAAAAATGAGGGATTTGCAAAAACAACAAGAGCTACCATGGAACTATATAAATACAATTATTTAATGGTTGAGCGTTCAGCAAAAAAATGCAATAGATCCGCAAAGATGGACTTGCCAACGGTAAAAGAGCATCTCGAAGACCGATTGGGAAAGAGGCTATTCCAATATTTTTCTCTTTCTAACCTCCACTGTTGCTGTCTTTTTTTTGTTTCTGGTTTGCTAGGATCGATTTTGACCACTTTGCCAGCAACCGGATCAAAAGCCAAAAAACTTTCTTTTATAGGCATCGTTTGTTCCCAGGGATCCTCAACTCGAAAACCAAGAATTTCAAAACGCTGAGACAAAGCGAACCATTGTTGAGGGATCGGTCTTAGAGGGAAATCTCCGATCCAAAACAATATGGTATTTCTCGGTAAAATTCTTTGGAGAAAAGACCAGGGAATTTTCACTGGTTGTTCTAACAGAAGGGAGGGTGGAGCCAAACTACAGATCTTCACCATGTTAGACAAAACTTTTTTTCTTCCTTTGGCTGGCGGAATAAACAAATAGCCACCAGGAAAAACATGGACTATACCTAATCTATGTCTAAAACCGGTGGCCAGAATGGCTAAAATAGCTGCAATTTCCATAACCGTCTCTCTCTTGGTCATCGCTCCCGAACCAAATAACAGTGAAGGACTATCTTCGATGACTATGACAATGACCAACTCTCGTTCCTCAACATATTTCTTCCTGTAGAGTGCTCCAAGCCTGGCCGTGACATTCCAGTCTATATCCCTAAAATCATCTCCAAACTCATAGGCCACTACCTGGTCAAACTCCTTCCCCTTGCCTTTGAAAACCGATCGATATTCTCCTGAAAAAAGGTAGGTTGAGGTGGTTTTTATCGTCCATTCAATACGATGCAGAAGCCGCAAGGCCTCTTTAACTTTTTCTTTTGAAAAAACGAAAGGTTCAGCCTCTTTCTTCGCCATATTCTGTGGGAATGGAAACAGTTTTAAGAATTTCTTCGAGGATGCTCTCCACCGTCTTGCCCTCGGCTTCGGACTCATAACTCAATCCAACTCTATGTCGTAGAGAATCGATATAGAGTTCCTGAATAAATTGAGGACTTAGGAAATCAGAACCTCTGATCCAGGCAAGAGCACGGCTTGCTTGGAAAAGGGCAAGAGAGGCCCTAGGAGAGGCTCCATAGCTCAACCTTTGAATGCCCTCAGAAGAATTTCTTACGGCCTCCCTAGTCGCCCGTACCAAAGCCAGTATATAATGTTCAGCCATAGGACTAACAAAGACCTGATCAATTTCTTTCCTTATCTCCCGTATTTCCTCAGGGGAAGAGACCGGGCTTATTTCTGGCTCCTCTGTCAACCTTCCCCAAAGCCTCAGCATTTTCATTTCCTCTTCTTCCGAAGGATACCCAATAATAAGCTTGAATAAGAACCGATCGGATTGTGCTTCAGGCAATGGATAGGTACCCTCCTGTTCAATCGGGTTTTGTGTCGCCATGACAAGAAAGGGATCAGGCAGTCGATGAGAAGTCCCTCCAATGGTAACCTGTTTTTCTTGCATGGCTTCCAATAAAGCACTTTGAACTTTGGCTGGAGCTCTGTTGATTTCGTCAGCTAACACAAGGTTGGCAAAGATGGGACCTAAATGTGGAAAAAAGCGGCCCTCTTTGGGCTGAAAAATCATCGTTCCTACCACATCGCTTGGTAGAAGATCTGGAGTAAATTGAATCCGTTCAAACTTCAGACCAACCGCTTTAGCAATCGTTTTGATAAGAAGTGTCTTAGCCAACCCAGGCATGCCTTCAATGAGAATATGACCTCCAGTTAGTAATCCAATCAACAGTCTTTCAATGATTGTTTGGTGCCCAATAATTGCTTTTTTGATTTCAGATAACACTCTTTCTGACCATTCTTGACCTCTTGTCATAGGATTGCATAAAACTACTGGACTTTATCAGCATAATCAAAGGAGTTTTTGGCTATTTGATGAGAAAACTTCTTGCTACTCCTCTTCTTACCGAGAAGGGTCCTAACTTTTTCTGTGGAAGAAAACATAAAAAGGCTATATTTAGAATAGGATTCTTTTCGAGAGAGAGTTTCGGAAAAAAAATTGATGAATTCCTTCTCATTCTAGGACATTAAAATAGGATAGGAAAAGTGAAAAATAGACTTATTAATGTTTTTTCAGCCATTCTTACTTTTTTTGTTTTTTTACTAATAGCTGTTGGAGCCATGGTGACCAGTACCAATTCAGGTATGGCTGTTCCGGATTGGCCAACAACTTTTGGCTACAATATGTTTAGCTTTCCTCTATCCAGATGGATTGGAGGAGTTTTTTACGAGCATAGTCATCGGCTCGTTGCTT
Coding sequences within:
- a CDS encoding vWA domain-containing protein; protein product: MVALVVFANPSFFFLLLLLPLVWFFRRYKKEEPFFLPFASQWVGTERQGSINKLPVVCCYLAFVLFIIALARPQEEKGKIPIRKEGYDIVLVLDISGSMLAEDYEIDQKMVSRLDVVLDVVKAFLDKRVNDRIALVAFAGRAYTVCPLTFDHQWIKRKIDQLQAGAIEDGTAIGDALGLALSRLEGKKESEARHKIGSFLILLTDGANNCGNLLPLEAAQLAARSSIPVFAIGAGLSGEVTMPVLDEERRKIGSQTVISEVDEELLRKIAQLTGGEYFRATDSNAILSAFQAIDTKKKIPFEPIVVTKKEELFPIFLVLGLFFWFLAFLISKRI
- a CDS encoding division/cell wall cluster transcriptional repressor MraZ, with the protein product MGKKRATYTDIFEHAFDEKGRITVPSEWRQEGYDSRLFVFPSKFHHLKVYPESWMEEIHQKIETLRLQDPIRQQLELLAQISQAVSWDQQGRISIKERLRKHSQIGKEAVLVGRLDHFEIWDQRKWQEETAGKSTSFEEAIEGMGL
- a CDS encoding AAA family ATPase, translating into MTRGQEWSERVLSEIKKAIIGHQTIIERLLIGLLTGGHILIEGMPGLAKTLLIKTIAKAVGLKFERIQFTPDLLPSDVVGTMIFQPKEGRFFPHLGPIFANLVLADEINRAPAKVQSALLEAMQEKQVTIGGTSHRLPDPFLVMATQNPIEQEGTYPLPEAQSDRFLFKLIIGYPSEEEEMKMLRLWGRLTEEPEISPVSSPEEIREIRKEIDQVFVSPMAEHYILALVRATREAVRNSSEGIQRLSYGASPRASLALFQASRALAWIRGSDFLSPQFIQELYIDSLRHRVGLSYESEAEGKTVESILEEILKTVSIPTEYGEERG
- a CDS encoding peptidoglycan D,D-transpeptidase FtsI family protein, giving the protein MNSLLFQPVEPKKNNLPKDGARSRALIVFAFLSLGFTVISLRLLQIQLFEHEKYLELATTVHTVRKVLPPKRGYIVDCKNVPLAQSFLTYKVRLDGMNVQEPAITIQELEEFLGLEKNSLLQNFRRMDRSYLLAKGLSEEKVQTLEAFEKEKLRQWKKKKLPAEHFLTFEEDYSRIYPCGREAAPLIGYLDENGKGAAGVEKAMNEWLEGTPGEKWIERDVFGKEIAAYRGLEVKPVDGCNVSLTLDSVIQHIVEEGIDRVEKEFLPNGIMAIVMNPKTGEILAMAQRPSFDPNRREKWNIAFLKNKNLTDPVEPGSIFKIVTLSGILEEKIFSLDNSTINCENGAFFYGGKTLHDSHPYGMLSVREVVMKSSNIGFAKMGLELGENRLYHYARAFGFGEPTGMLLGQGESPGILYPPRLWSKLSITRIPMGQEIAVTPIQMIRAMAAIANHGYLVKPMIIKDIRNPQGKIIRSFSPVIIRRVISERTAKLVTSALVSVVSPKGTGAKAAIMGFTVAGKTGTAQKVVHGNYVKGKYISSFIGFLPAEDPEFVLMIMVDEPHGTQYYAASVAAPAFSYIGSEIAQALNLTPKCVPAQAIRIETEK
- a CDS encoding acyltransferase — protein: MEIPSLSSFHPVQFFDLSQTRHQKLFHTAEKIWQVLSLIGTYLEEILSPGLHGEIAQSCYIGPKVYVGKGTIIYPGAMIEGPAWIGENCQIRTGCFIRKNVIIEEGCILGNSCEFKNSFLFKNCQVPHFNYVGDSILGTKVHLGAGVILSNLKLDGSEIKIKYNGNIYPTGLRKFGAILGDGIQIGCNAVLNPGSILGKKTVLFPGVIWHGVLLEEGKVIKYKQNLEIT
- the rsmH gene encoding 16S rRNA (cytosine(1402)-N(4))-methyltransferase RsmH; this encodes MEEKREEGLLLHVPVMLKEFLELCQPQENEKWIDGTFGYGGHTTALLERRCKVLAMDMDEQAQQRAGLLREKGYHFYFFRKNFSEMAVACSQIGWDWVDGVLLDLGVSIGQLKDPQRGFSFQFPEAPLDMRMDSSKEKTAAFLLNNLSKELLIRLFSVSCKPKESQRLAEEVERFRSIRPILRVKDFLEIILKARLSKAKGHVATRPFLALRMAVNEELEHLQKGLEEGARLLNEGGRLAVISFHSGEDRLVKRFFQDHCLPKGRHAPEGEKEREVFFYRIERRLVSREESRNNPRARSARLRIGWKICSEEER
- a CDS encoding DUF58 domain-containing protein → MAKKEAEPFVFSKEKVKEALRLLHRIEWTIKTTSTYLFSGEYRSVFKGKGKEFDQVVAYEFGDDFRDIDWNVTARLGALYRKKYVEERELVIVIVIEDSPSLLFGSGAMTKRETVMEIAAILAILATGFRHRLGIVHVFPGGYLFIPPAKGRKKVLSNMVKICSLAPPSLLLEQPVKIPWSFLQRILPRNTILFWIGDFPLRPIPQQWFALSQRFEILGFRVEDPWEQTMPIKESFLAFDPVAGKVVKIDPSKPETKKRQQQWRLEREKYWNSLFPNRSSRCSFTVGKSIFADLLHFFAERSTIK